One Drosophila santomea strain STO CAGO 1482 chromosome X, Prin_Dsan_1.1, whole genome shotgun sequence DNA segment encodes these proteins:
- the LOC120457225 gene encoding uncharacterized protein LOC120457225, producing MLPFVQENVPEMLLQPARLAFCANLPAVGRPRDDPTTLVLARNLKFYEFRRKDLVHYIDLKGTKLQHIASQLEGYDGPVCPFLPNREPTDGKLDWSMLDPPEDLPLKFGKFVWQREGIYVLIQCWKHLIVLRRPKDHGANFELVADHRDVVEYQMVEGPIPYQAVVELVFGNGKRQRCDFQEDFLDEEPSTSKNAGLPTQDFESLVQEVNRLQAELNSLRIQNQKDFAHAQDLLYFGSPAERSLLLEEKQPLRRLGDVWTRICGDYFVCGTLLVNMTGTNRLTIVKELYPIVAIEPHTDFSVEHRLYELPLQADGKPPEDYDQLAQFWACQDQHSRRLKWRPAEKERLLPPERSAAMVVRLRLVDLLEAEQLILMAMYEIGEDASPRQIHLITFDVKKLLAKTESLIPTFSPGTLHQDFLAVIMTHTARCSLKLEFQSAQDCASFEQLLVSKLQFELIQVQEAEKESTSDLLDDSGPGSAFQSSTTAADPVQRIFYNRQPQSQWCDILLLRDDPGKHWHVYAKTDDRLRLFQHRLTSDLLQLHCNLNVLEFAEHILSPADLEMELLNSLYEEVDAWKVLSQPADSVEQRREQLTQLHKAQMASDVLASMIVTDDDPQ from the exons ATGCTGCCGTTTGTTCAGGAGAATGTGCCGGAAATGCTGCTCCAGCCGGCCCGGTTGGCCTTCTGCGCCAATCTTCCCGCCGTGGGCCGGCCGCGGGATGACCCCACCACATTGGTTCTAGCGAGGAACCTAAAGTTCTACGAATTCCGGCGCAAGGATCTGGTGCACTACATTGACTTGAAGGGCACGAAACTTCAGCATATAGCCAGCCAACTGGAGGGCTACGACGGTCCGGTGTGTCCCTTTCTGCCTAATCGGGAACCCACCGATGGGAAGCTGGATTGGAGCATGCTGGATCCACCTGAGGATTTGCCACTGAAATTCGGCAAGTTTGTGTGGCAGCGGGAGGGGATTTACGTGCTGATTCAGTGCTGGAAGCACCTCATCGTCCTTCGAAGGCCCAAGGACCACGGGGCCAACTTCGAGCTGGTGGCGGATCACAGGGATGTGGTTGAGTACCAGATGGTCGAAGGTCCCATTCCCTACCAGGCCGTTGTGGAACTGGTGTTCGGAAATGGCAAGCGACAGCGTTGCGATTTCCAGGAGGATTTCTTGGATGAGGAGCCGAGCACGTCCAAAAATGCCGGCTTGCCCACGCAGGATTTCGAGAGCCTAGTGCAGGAGGTGAACCGCCTTCAAGCCGAGCTGAACAGCCTGCgaatccaaaaccaaaaggaCTTTGCCCACGCCCAGGACCTTCTATACTTCGGCTCGCCGGCCGAGCGTTCGCTGCTCCTTGAGGAGAAGCAGCCGCTCCGACGACTCGGCGATGTATGGACTCGGATCTGCGGCGATTATTTCGTTTGTGGCACTCTGCTGGTCAACATGACTGGCACCAATCGCCTTACCATAGTCAAGGAGCTGTACCCCATTGTTGCCATAGAACCACACACCGACTTTAGCGTGGAGCACCGCCTGTACGAGCTGCCACTGCAGGCAGATGGCAAACCACCCGAGGACTACGACCAGCTGGCGCAGTTTTGGGCCTGCCAGGACCAGCATAGCAGGCGGCTCAAATGGCGACCGGCGGAGAAGGAAAGACTACTACCGCCGGAACGATCTGCCGCGATGGTGGTGCGCCTGCGTCTGGTCGATCTCCTCGAGGCGGAGCAACTCATATTGATGGCGATGTACGAGATTGGCGAGGATGCATCCCCTAGGCAAATCCATCTGATTACCTTCGATGTGAAGAAACTGTTGGCCAAAACGGAGTCGTTGATACCCACTTTTTCACCCGGCACGCTGCATCAAGACTTTTTGGCCGTGATTATGACGCACACGGCACGTTGCTCCTTGAAATTGGAGTTCCAATCGGCACAGGATTGCGCGTCATTTGAGCAGCTTCTGGTCTCCAAGCTGCAGTTTGAGTTGATACAAGTCCAGGAGGCAGAAAAGGAGTCGA CCTCCGACTTGCTGGACGACAGTGGTCCTGGCTCAGCATTTCAATCTTCCACTACCGCCGCCGATCCTGTCCAGCGTATTTTCTACAATCGCCAGCCGCAGTCGCAGTGGTGTGACATCTTGCTTCTTCGTGATGATCCCGGAAAGCATTGGCATGTGTACGCCAAAACGGACGATCGGTTGCGTCTGTTCCAGCATCGCCTAACGAGcgatctcctccagctgcaCTGCAATCTCAATGTGCTAGAGTTCGCTGAGCACATCCTGTCGCCTGCCGACCTGGAGATGGAGTTACTGAACAGTCTGTACGAGGAGGTGGACGCTTGGAAGGTTTTGAGTCAGCCGGCAGACAGTGTGGAGCAGCGTCGGGAGCAGCTGACGCAACTTCACAAGGCACAAATGGCCAGCGATGTGTTGGCTTCTATGATAGTTACAGATGATGATCCACAATAG
- the LOC120457224 gene encoding dystrotelin: MLRSTVPVQLTKLRNSAEAVASIAREKGSQRGQGQKQQVDKELSTIMEDLQRDYGDYKYTVYRCASKFVALQKIFHTGKIPYKLVLAILDRHNLSGGLELMVPPFQLTSLLHDVYFACEKLGHFNRNVDYQLDRATGLLANFFWNVYDPQRRHSISLLEIRITFILLCKLYSSDHLVGDIFSLLADPKSQIISRYAFEQLLATLSKLLSYLGEAKAYGAHNLPLAMEQCFARCPHGVGGLTEPQFHKLWTGAGVQTRFLIYGNLLALVKRIEDTEHLIHSNSCAGCRKEHIVGIRFRCQVCRDISLCLPCFAVGFAGGRHEPGHRMCEVFVEDQPPLRWTRHLAKLCGWLVMPRKTQEEERRGFCNAQESGPALGQTAATPIPAETRSVRSQCQEKDRTVILQQQQQELCSLTGLASEASSRLQSIIDRLLLQNAKLETQLQTVATASSSEISQFLSAHQCFLLQIIEDMRQLSHSSAAAAPLAPAPQVAPSAAPLVSSTFLSSSTPQRQIFDMYAPVGANLTHSINGAELNRSYLEANKSDYSLNDISLWFDQRRSSVQPGPGSLPAPLSLPMPLGALLEQQPANGGDGRDTEMVNFKLLLHKVKEIVEDSYSDNAELSAATQNLENVLDSIINGEEQQRRIST, encoded by the exons ATGCTGAGATCGACGGTGCCCGTGCAGCTAACAAAACTGCGAAACAGCGCCGAGGCCGTCGCGTCCATTGCCCGGGAAAAGGGCTCCCAAAGGGGCCAAGGACAAAAGCAACAGGTGGACAAAGAGCTATCCACCATCATGGAAGATTTGCAGCGGGATTACGGGGATTACAAGTACACGGTGTACCGGTGCGCCAGTAAATTTGTGGCCCTGCAAAAGATATTTCACA CTGGAAAAATCCCCTACAAGCtggttttggccattttggATCGCCATAACTTAAGTGGCGGCCTGGAGCTGATGGTTCCTCCATTCCAGTTGACCTCCCTGCTCCACGACGTTTACTTTGCCTGCGAAAAGCTGGGCCACTTCAACCGGAATGTGGACTATCAACTGGACAGGGCAACCGGGCTGCTGGCAAACTTCTTCTGGAATGTCTACGATCC gcAACGCAGACACTCCATATCTCTGCTAGAGATCAGGATCACCTTCATACTGCTGTGCAAGCTATATAGCAGCGATCACCTGGTGGGCGACATCTTTAGCCTGCTGGCCGATCCCAAGTCGCAGATCATCTCCAGATATGCATTCGAACAGCTCCTGGCCACGCTGAGCAAGTTACTCAGCTATTTGGGCGAGGCCAAGGCCTATGGCGCCCACAATCTGCCGCTGGCAATGGAGCAGTGCTTTGCCCGCTGTCCGCATGGCGTTGGCGGATTGACCGAGCCGCAGTTCCACAAACTCTGGACGGGAGCGGGTGTGCAGACGCGGTTCCTGATCTATGGCAATCTGCTGGCACTGGTGAAACGCATCGAGGACACGGAGCATCTGATACACAGCAATTCCTGTGCCGGCTGTCGTAAGGAGCACATTGTGGGCATACGTTTCCGGTGTCAGGTGTGCAGGGATATATCGTTGTGCCTGCCCTGCTTTGCGGTGGGTTTCGCTGGTGGTCGCCACGAGCCAGGGCATCGGATGTGCGAGGTGTTCGTGGAGGATCAGCCGCCCTTGCGTTGGACTCGCCACCTGGCCAAGCTGTGCGGCTGGCTGGTGATGCCCCGCAAGACACAGGAAGAGGAGCGTCGCGGCTTCTGCAATGCCCAAGAGAGTGGGCCCGCCTTGGGTCAGaccgctgccacgcccattcccGCGGAGACGCGCAGTGTGCGCAGTCAATGCCAGGAGAAGGACCGCACAGTAATCctccagcaacagcagcaggagctgtGCTCCCTCACGGGACTAGCCAGCGAGGCGTCCAGCAGGCTGCAGTCCATCATCGATCGATTGCTGTTGCAAAATGC GAAACTGGAAACCCAGCTGCAAACAGTGGCCACAGCATCTAGCTCGGAAATATCGCAGTTCCTAAGCGCCCATCAGTGTTTTCTGCTGCAGATCATCGAGGATATGAGGCAGCTTTCA CATTCATCAGCGGCAGCTGCACCACTTGCGCCAGCGCCTCAAGTGGCTCCTTCAGCTGCGCCGCTAGTCAGCTCCACTTTCCTGAGCTCCAGCACGCCTCAGAGGCAGATATTCGACATGTATGCGCCCGTGGGAGCCAATCTCACGCACTCCA TAAATGGCGCCGAACTTAATCGCAGCTACCTGGAGGCAAACAAATCGGATTACTCCCTCAACGACATAAGCTTGTGGTTTGACCAGCGTCGCTCGAGTGTCCAGCCAGGACCTGGATCCCTGCCGGCGCCACTGTCGCTGCCCATGCCACTGGGTGCTCTGCTGGAACAGCAGCCGGCAAACGGCGGAGATGGCCGCGACACCGAGATGGTGAACTttaagctgctgctgcacaagGTCAAGGAGATCGTCGAGGACTCGTATAGCGACAATGCCGAACTTTCTGCGGCCACTCAAAATCTGGAGAACGTTCTCGATAGTATCATTAACggcgaggagcagcagcgacGCATCAGCACGTGA